A window from Neobacillus sp. PS3-40 encodes these proteins:
- the vanR gene encoding vancomycin resistance response regulator transcription factor, VanR-F/VanR-M family, whose protein sequence is MKRISILIADDEEEIADLIAIHLEKEGYYCLKVLDGQKAIQVIQTQPIDLLILDIMMPKMDGYEVTRQIREQYNMPIIFLSAKTSDFDKVHGLVIGADDYITKPFTPIELVARVNAHLRRYMKLNQPKVDDNKAILEFGEIVISPDQRTVSLYGENIELTPKEFDILYLLANHSKKVYSVENIFQQVWGDAYFEGGNTVMVHIRTLRKKLGEDKRKNKLIKTVWGVGYTFNG, encoded by the coding sequence ATGAAACGTATATCGATTTTAATTGCTGATGATGAGGAGGAGATTGCTGATCTGATTGCAATCCATCTAGAAAAAGAAGGATACTATTGTCTTAAAGTACTTGATGGACAAAAAGCCATACAAGTTATCCAGACTCAACCAATTGATTTGCTAATTTTGGATATTATGATGCCGAAAATGGATGGATATGAGGTAACCCGTCAGATTCGGGAACAATATAATATGCCTATCATTTTTTTGAGTGCGAAAACTTCTGATTTCGATAAGGTACATGGACTAGTGATTGGAGCAGATGATTATATAACGAAACCATTTACCCCCATTGAATTGGTTGCACGTGTGAATGCTCATTTGCGTCGCTATATGAAGTTGAATCAACCCAAAGTAGATGATAATAAAGCTATCTTGGAATTTGGTGAAATTGTGATTTCTCCTGATCAACGTACAGTTTCCCTCTATGGTGAAAATATTGAACTAACGCCGAAAGAGTTTGATATTTTGTATTTATTAGCAAATCATTCAAAGAAAGTTTATAGTGTTGAAAATATTTTTCAACAGGTTTGGGGTGATGCATACTTTGAAGGTGGTAACACGGTAATGGTGCATATTCGTACCTTACGGAAAAAACTCGGAGAAGATAAGAGAAAAAACAAGTTAATCAAAACTGTTTGGGGAGTGGGGTATACATTCAATGGCTAA
- a CDS encoding putative holin-like toxin, whose product MTVFETLMITISFASLLVAILSFNQKK is encoded by the coding sequence ATGACGGTATTTGAAACATTAATGATTACGATTTCTTTTGCAAGTTTACTCGTAGCCATTCTGTCATTTAACCAAAAAAAATAA
- a CDS encoding DUF523 domain-containing protein, protein MILVSSCLAGLEVRYNGTHCLDHKISKLIEENKAITVCPELLGGFSIPREPAEIIGGDGEDVLVGKAKVIEKSGSDVTELYIKGAYITLKKAIDVNATVVVLKEYSPSCASSMIYNGEFIGEKIAGNGVTAALLKRNGLQVISEKQFADNFDEII, encoded by the coding sequence ATGATATTAGTAAGTTCCTGTCTAGCAGGATTAGAGGTAAGATATAACGGAACACATTGTTTAGATCATAAGATCAGTAAACTAATAGAAGAGAATAAAGCAATTACTGTATGCCCTGAATTACTTGGTGGCTTTTCAATTCCGAGAGAACCCGCTGAAATAATAGGTGGTGACGGGGAAGATGTATTGGTTGGAAAAGCTAAAGTAATCGAAAAATCAGGTAGTGACGTTACGGAACTATACATAAAGGGAGCTTATATTACTCTAAAAAAGGCTATAGATGTTAACGCAACAGTAGTTGTACTTAAAGAGTATAGCCCATCATGTGCAAGTTCAATGATTTATAATGGTGAATTTATAGGAGAGAAGATTGCTGGGAATGGGGTTACAGCTGCTTTATTAAAAAGAAACGGTTTACAAGTAATTTCAGAAAAACAGTTTGCCGATAATTTTGATGAGATAATATAA
- a CDS encoding IS110 family transposase — translation MNPVVGLDVSKGESQVQAFLDKSQPFRKSFSVKHTVEGFENLLGFLKEIERVADGKQPSVILESTGHYHSPIIQFLEEQQYVYIIVNPLISHRARSASLRKVKTDAVDAYLLCELFYKEEVEPYKKRGIQLLNLRNLTRQQEIITGISTQTKVQLLTVLDQVFPEYRGVFGDLYSKVSLQTLSIFPTSEHVLNTTESVLTDKIVSLCTRRSEKWAKEKAQKLIEAALRNPFQNNLYESHIFNLKMLITIVLQYQEHLSLLEAKIDALAKEIEEYKILQSIPGIGEKIAATIISEIGEIDRFNHPKKLVAFAGIDPSVYSSGRFTATKNRITKRGSRRLRQALYMAVYCGIRDARKQKTSDTVIPRNKKLREFYDKKRDEGKPYRVAIIACVNKLLHLIYALLKNKTTFQELA, via the coding sequence ATGAATCCAGTAGTTGGTCTGGATGTTTCTAAAGGGGAAAGTCAGGTACAAGCATTCTTGGATAAGAGTCAACCTTTTCGTAAAAGTTTTAGTGTAAAGCATACTGTTGAGGGCTTTGAGAATTTATTAGGATTCTTAAAAGAGATTGAAAGAGTAGCTGATGGTAAGCAACCTTCAGTTATCTTAGAATCAACAGGACATTACCACTCTCCTATTATTCAATTTTTGGAGGAACAGCAATATGTTTATATTATTGTGAACCCCCTTATCTCTCATCGAGCAAGGAGTGCCAGTTTAAGAAAGGTAAAAACAGACGCTGTCGATGCCTATCTTCTTTGCGAACTATTCTATAAAGAAGAAGTTGAGCCGTATAAGAAAAGAGGTATTCAACTCTTAAACCTTCGTAATCTTACAAGACAACAAGAGATCATTACAGGTATCTCTACACAAACCAAGGTACAGCTTCTAACAGTGCTAGATCAGGTATTCCCTGAATATAGAGGTGTCTTTGGTGATTTATATTCAAAAGTATCTTTACAGACTCTTTCCATATTTCCTACTTCTGAACATGTACTAAATACTACCGAATCTGTATTAACCGACAAGATTGTATCGTTATGTACTAGACGTTCTGAAAAGTGGGCAAAAGAAAAAGCACAAAAGCTTATTGAAGCAGCATTACGAAATCCATTTCAAAATAACTTATATGAAAGTCATATTTTTAACCTAAAGATGTTAATTACCATCGTTCTTCAATATCAAGAGCATTTATCACTACTAGAAGCAAAAATAGATGCCCTCGCTAAAGAAATTGAAGAATATAAGATTCTCCAGTCTATTCCTGGTATCGGAGAAAAGATTGCGGCAACAATCATTTCCGAAATAGGAGAAATAGATCGGTTTAATCACCCTAAAAAGTTGGTTGCCTTTGCGGGAATAGATCCTAGTGTTTACTCTTCTGGAAGATTTACAGCAACCAAAAATCGTATAACAAAGAGAGGATCTAGAAGGTTACGGCAAGCATTATATATGGCTGTATACTGTGGAATTCGAGATGCCCGAAAGCAAAAGACGAGTGATACCGTTATTCCTCGAAATAAAAAATTAAGAGAGTTTTACGATAAAAAACGCGACGAGGGTAAACCCTATAGAGTAGCAATTATCGCTTGTGTTAATAAGCTTTTACACTTGATTTATGCGCTTTTAAAGAACAAAACCACTTTCCAAGAATTAGCTTAA
- a CDS encoding GNAT family N-acetyltransferase has protein sequence MFTHRLLTHDTIFELLPHINADQNLLFYSYLSQRKENARYICQFVNNQLTAVLAYFSELSFPAFSFFRVEEKNIFFPELIAFTRETIKLDENAVCGTILCQRDLELFKSFGLIQGNPQRFLNMKHQDETKLLESNIVEKVSESEYSQVLNFLHRGGMRFFTRSELENCPFLGIKEGKDFIAMGGYHFYDSRLVELGNIVTRLDCRGRGLAKHITSELTHLGKKLSPDVYLGVLADNLPAVRVYEGLGYQAIKELSIVDFTLSSTHIPCDSY, from the coding sequence ATGTTCACTCATAGATTGCTTACTCACGATACAATTTTTGAATTATTGCCCCACATTAATGCAGACCAGAATTTGCTTTTTTATAGTTATTTATCTCAACGCAAGGAGAATGCTCGGTATATTTGTCAATTCGTTAATAACCAACTTACTGCTGTATTAGCTTATTTTAGTGAACTTTCTTTTCCAGCCTTTTCTTTCTTCCGTGTTGAAGAGAAAAACATCTTTTTTCCAGAACTGATTGCTTTTACAAGAGAAACTATCAAACTTGATGAAAATGCTGTTTGTGGTACGATACTCTGTCAACGTGACCTTGAACTTTTCAAATCCTTCGGACTCATTCAGGGGAATCCTCAACGTTTTTTAAATATGAAGCATCAGGATGAAACGAAACTCCTTGAATCAAATATTGTAGAAAAAGTTAGTGAGAGTGAATATTCCCAGGTACTTAATTTTTTGCATAGAGGTGGAATGAGGTTTTTTACCAGGAGTGAGTTAGAGAATTGTCCTTTTCTTGGAATTAAGGAAGGAAAAGATTTTATAGCAATGGGTGGCTACCATTTTTATGACTCTCGGCTTGTAGAACTTGGGAACATTGTTACTAGGTTAGATTGCAGAGGAAGAGGATTAGCTAAACATATAACAAGTGAATTGACACACCTGGGGAAAAAACTTTCACCAGATGTCTATCTAGGTGTACTGGCAGATAATTTGCCTGCTGTTCGGGTATATGAAGGGTTGGGTTATCAAGCAATAAAGGAACTTTCCATTGTCGATTTTACTTTATCTAGTACACATATTCCTTGTGATTCTTATTGA
- a CDS encoding NUDIX domain-containing protein, translating to MSQDGIVLVASVSILGNDKVLIIKENKPTAVDKWNFPSGHIEYGEDILYSARREVKEETGLDVKLIGTTGVYNFISNTNNQVILFHFIGEVTGGTLNLEEDEITDSKWIKVNDLLAFENEDLREPHVIKQIIDNLLEKNIYPISVFNEQLFK from the coding sequence ATGTCTCAAGATGGAATTGTATTAGTAGCAAGTGTATCAATCTTAGGTAATGATAAAGTCTTAATTATAAAAGAAAATAAACCTACTGCTGTCGATAAGTGGAACTTTCCGAGTGGACATATAGAGTATGGTGAGGACATTCTTTATTCAGCTCGGAGGGAAGTTAAGGAGGAAACGGGGTTAGATGTAAAACTGATTGGCACGACTGGAGTATATAATTTTATCAGTAATACGAACAATCAAGTAATTTTATTTCATTTTATTGGTGAGGTTACTGGAGGTACATTAAATCTCGAAGAAGATGAAATTACTGACAGCAAGTGGATAAAAGTTAATGACCTATTAGCATTTGAAAACGAGGATCTACGAGAACCGCATGTAATAAAGCAGATAATTGATAACTTATTAGAAAAAAACATATATCCAATTAGTGTATTTAATGAGCAACTTTTTAAATAG
- a CDS encoding IS110 family transposase produces the protein MNPVIGLDVSKGESQVQAFLDKGKPYRKSFSIKHDLEGLGNLLEFLQEVERSAGGHQPSVVLESTGHYHFPVIQFLEEQNYVYIVVNPLISHRAKSSSLRKVKTDAVDAYHLCELFYKEELEPYKKRGIQLLNLRNLTRQQESIAEVSAQTKIQLHTLLDQVFPEYRGVFGSLYSKVSLLTLLAFPTSEAVLSVSEKEITEKISSLCMSRSDAWANERAKKLREAALRNPFQNNLYQSNIFNLELLVKIVLQYQEHLSKIADEIDALAKEIEEYHILQTIPGIGEKIAATIISEIGEIDRFNNAKKLVAFAGVDPSVYSSGKFTASVNRITKRGSCRLRHALYMAVQSGIRDARKKKTTDEIIARNKRLREFYDKKREEGKPFRVTVIACVNKLLHWIFALLKSRTTFQDIA, from the coding sequence ATGAATCCAGTCATTGGTCTGGATGTTTCAAAAGGGGAAAGTCAGGTACAAGCATTTTTAGATAAAGGCAAACCTTACCGTAAGAGTTTCAGTATTAAACATGATCTTGAGGGTTTGGGGAATTTATTAGAGTTCCTTCAAGAAGTTGAGAGATCTGCAGGTGGTCATCAACCTTCGGTCGTTTTAGAATCAACAGGACACTACCATTTTCCTGTAATTCAATTTCTTGAGGAGCAAAATTATGTTTATATTGTTGTCAATCCTCTTATCTCACATCGAGCCAAAAGTTCGAGTTTACGAAAGGTAAAAACAGATGCAGTTGATGCTTATCACCTTTGCGAACTATTTTATAAAGAAGAGTTAGAGCCTTATAAAAAAAGAGGAATTCAACTATTAAACCTTCGTAATCTAACAAGACAACAAGAAAGTATTGCAGAAGTATCAGCACAGACTAAAATACAATTGCATACCCTTTTGGATCAGGTATTTCCTGAATATAGAGGAGTTTTTGGAAGCTTATATTCAAAGGTCTCATTGCTTACATTATTAGCATTTCCTACTTCAGAAGCAGTGTTAAGTGTGAGTGAAAAAGAAATAACAGAGAAAATATCTTCACTATGTATGAGTCGTTCGGATGCATGGGCAAATGAAAGGGCCAAAAAATTAAGAGAAGCAGCCCTTCGTAACCCATTTCAAAACAACCTGTACCAGAGTAACATTTTTAATCTCGAGTTATTAGTCAAGATTGTTCTTCAATACCAAGAGCATCTATCTAAGATTGCAGATGAAATAGATGCCCTCGCAAAAGAAATTGAAGAATATCATATACTCCAGACTATCCCTGGAATCGGAGAGAAAATCGCCGCCACGATTATTTCCGAAATTGGTGAGATAGATCGGTTCAATAATGCCAAAAAGCTTGTTGCATTCGCTGGAGTAGATCCAAGTGTTTACTCTTCTGGTAAGTTTACAGCATCAGTAAATCGAATTACCAAACGAGGTTCTTGTAGGCTTCGTCATGCCTTGTACATGGCTGTTCAAAGTGGTATTCGTGATGCCCGTAAAAAGAAAACGACTGATGAAATCATCGCACGCAATAAAAGATTAAGAGAGTTTTACGATAAAAAACGTGAAGAAGGAAAGCCCTTCAGAGTAACAGTTATTGCATGTGTTAATAAGCTCTTACATTGGATTTTTGCCTTACTAAAAAGCAGGACAACTTTCCAAGATATAGCTTAA
- a CDS encoding phosphotransferase, with the protein MVIQKIIKELIHNNIIHSEPTEYEHLKGGTVSELYLLNIDGIKYVVKLNDPQVIESEVTFLDYYKEIKLLPNLLFVEPSYKYIVYSFINGSTNFVRKNKKDMLKTLVQGLLNNYKLAPNDIGWGWADQSVDSWQRFLINEIVEAKKIIASRLDNDDYNFVCNLVKKNSTDSKPFLLHGDCGVHNFIFSDRQLIGVIDPTPIIGDPLYDLIYAFCSSPDDLTKETIDSGVRHLMLKREKNNSALYEQVIINLYLRLGTCIKRHPNDFEEYFKAWNYWKGIIKNVKF; encoded by the coding sequence ATGGTGATACAAAAGATAATTAAAGAACTAATTCACAATAATATAATTCATTCAGAACCAACAGAATATGAACATTTAAAGGGGGGTACTGTCAGTGAGTTGTATCTCCTTAACATTGATGGTATCAAATATGTGGTGAAGTTAAATGACCCACAAGTGATTGAATCGGAGGTAACGTTCCTTGATTATTATAAGGAAATAAAATTGTTACCTAATCTTCTATTCGTTGAACCATCATACAAGTACATAGTTTATTCATTCATAAATGGTTCTACAAATTTTGTTAGAAAGAATAAAAAGGATATGCTTAAGACACTTGTGCAAGGACTTCTAAACAATTATAAGCTCGCACCTAATGATATTGGTTGGGGATGGGCAGACCAATCAGTAGATTCTTGGCAGAGATTTCTTATTAATGAAATAGTTGAAGCAAAAAAAATTATAGCTTCACGATTGGATAATGATGATTATAACTTCGTATGTAACCTGGTTAAAAAAAATAGCACTGATAGTAAACCATTCTTATTACACGGGGATTGTGGAGTACATAATTTCATTTTTAGTGATAGACAGTTAATTGGTGTCATTGACCCAACTCCTATTATAGGAGACCCTCTTTATGATTTAATCTATGCCTTTTGCTCATCCCCAGATGATTTGACAAAGGAAACCATAGATTCAGGGGTAAGACATTTGATGCTTAAAAGAGAAAAGAATAATTCAGCTTTATACGAACAAGTAATTATTAATTTGTATCTTAGGTTAGGGACTTGTATTAAACGCCATCCAAATGATTTTGAGGAATATTTTAAAGCCTGGAACTACTGGAAGGGCATAATCAAAAACGTGAAATTTTAA
- a CDS encoding GNAT family N-acetyltransferase gives MKKRKIYFIMTFWRKMCGVKNVNNWGIGVMETIKKLVSDEEKSKVTNYILRQLPEWFGIEESIENYVNEVTDTDFYTSYYLNKPIGFISIKSNNKYTSEIYVMGILKEFHSKGIGKKLLAIAQEHLINKQVKFLMVKTLGESHSDINYKRTREFYNKTGFFPLEEIKEIWGKENPCLIMVKNL, from the coding sequence GTGAAAAAAAGAAAAATATACTTTATTATGACCTTTTGGAGAAAAATGTGCGGTGTAAAAAATGTTAATAATTGGGGGATTGGAGTCATGGAAACTATAAAAAAACTGGTAAGTGATGAAGAAAAATCTAAGGTCACAAATTATATATTAAGGCAATTACCAGAATGGTTTGGAATTGAAGAATCAATAGAAAATTATGTTAATGAAGTAACTGATACAGATTTTTATACTTCATACTATTTAAATAAGCCCATAGGATTTATAAGTATTAAGTCTAATAATAAGTATACCTCAGAGATATATGTTATGGGGATTTTAAAAGAATTTCATAGTAAAGGTATTGGGAAAAAGTTATTAGCAATTGCACAAGAACATTTAATTAATAAACAAGTAAAATTTCTAATGGTAAAAACTTTGGGGGAGTCACATTCTGATATAAATTATAAGAGAACGAGAGAATTCTATAATAAAACTGGGTTCTTTCCATTAGAAGAAATCAAAGAAATTTGGGGAAAAGAAAACCCCTGCTTGATTATGGTTAAAAATTTATAG
- a CDS encoding PspC domain-containing protein: MNRLTKSSKEKALLGVCGGIAEHFGISPLS; encoded by the coding sequence TTGAATAGGTTAACAAAATCGTCAAAAGAAAAGGCGTTATTAGGAGTATGCGGAGGAATAGCTGAACATTTTGGCATTTCCCCTTTATCGTAA
- a CDS encoding TIGR04104 family putative zinc finger protein, protein MSIQKCEFCGHQFGWIEIQKNISWGYKPIVCKKCGLKHIVTFRSRRTFGIFTGIIAFFILFFLSDVPFGLRLTLSLLLTLIHIILFPYYAKYKANKNDNSV, encoded by the coding sequence TTGAGTATTCAGAAGTGTGAATTCTGTGGACATCAGTTTGGATGGATAGAAATTCAAAAGAATATTAGCTGGGGATATAAGCCTATAGTGTGCAAAAAGTGTGGTTTAAAACATATTGTAACTTTTCGAAGCAGAAGAACATTTGGTATTTTCACAGGAATAATTGCATTCTTTATCCTTTTCTTTTTAAGTGATGTTCCATTTGGTTTGAGATTAACATTATCGTTATTGTTAACTCTAATACACATAATTCTTTTTCCTTATTACGCTAAATATAAAGCTAACAAAAACGATAATAGTGTTTAG
- a CDS encoding VanZ family protein, whose amino-acid sequence MKKYILLGVPFIFYGESLLLYFGNLHRFLLIILQVLLNIAIITSFMIFLLKRTRLQNVFDWIIGICFSVYFCILYHNTVQFLFFFDNVHYSLKNLKYIVYSVNLLPIKGVLDVLHNNPSPLFQIAGNAFMLTPFTFALLYFKWAKSNKQAIWYSFLCTVGIEFVQFLQSILGSMFEIGMGRSSDIDDVILNTLGAVIGVGCYLLWVKIKKLVSQKIKNSDVTF is encoded by the coding sequence GTGAAGAAATACATATTATTAGGTGTCCCATTTATTTTTTACGGAGAAAGTCTTTTACTTTACTTTGGTAATTTGCATCGATTCTTGCTTATCATTTTGCAAGTCTTGCTGAACATTGCAATTATCACCAGTTTTATGATATTCCTATTAAAACGTACAAGATTACAAAATGTATTTGATTGGATTATTGGTATATGTTTCTCAGTGTATTTTTGCATACTGTATCATAATACAGTTCAATTTTTATTCTTTTTTGATAATGTACATTATTCATTAAAAAACTTAAAATACATAGTCTATTCTGTGAATTTATTACCCATCAAAGGGGTTCTTGATGTTCTTCATAATAATCCTTCTCCATTATTCCAAATCGCTGGAAATGCATTTATGCTTACCCCATTTACATTTGCTCTGCTGTATTTCAAATGGGCAAAGAGTAATAAACAAGCTATTTGGTATTCTTTTCTATGTACAGTTGGAATTGAATTTGTACAGTTCTTACAAAGTATTTTAGGCTCGATGTTTGAAATAGGTATGGGAAGAAGTTCGGATATTGATGATGTAATTTTAAATACATTAGGGGCTGTTATTGGTGTTGGTTGTTATCTTCTATGGGTAAAAATCAAAAAATTAGTTAGTCAAAAGATAAAAAACTCAGATGTAACTTTTTAA
- a CDS encoding IS110 family transposase, with the protein MNPVIGLDVSKGESQVQAFLDKGKPYRKSFKVSHTLEGLGLLQEFLEEVKRESGQKPPIVLEATGHYHSSVVQYLEDRGYLLIIINPLISYKAKSSSLRKVKTDAADAYHLCELFYKEDLEPYKKRGVQLLNLRNLTRQHENITGVLIQTKLQFQAIMDQVFPEYRGVFGDLYSVVSLLTLSEFPSYEDILGISVEILADIISSLCKSRSNRWAKEKAIELKAAATRNPFEKTVYQSHILSLKMYVNIILQYKEHLSTLESEIDALAKEVEEYNIIKSIPGIGEKIAATIISEIGEIDRFTDPKKLVAFAGVDPSVFESGKFTATKNRITKRGSSRLRHALYMAVRCAIRDCRKKKTTDEIIPRNKKMREFYDKKRGEGKPFKVAVIACVNKLLHWIFALLKNKTTFQDIA; encoded by the coding sequence ATGAATCCAGTCATTGGTCTGGATGTTTCAAAAGGGGAAAGTCAAGTTCAGGCATTTTTAGATAAAGGCAAACCTTATCGTAAAAGTTTTAAAGTTTCTCATACTTTGGAAGGTCTTGGTTTACTTCAAGAATTTCTTGAGGAGGTTAAGAGAGAATCAGGTCAGAAACCACCTATCGTCCTTGAAGCAACAGGACATTATCATTCCTCTGTTGTTCAATACTTGGAGGACCGTGGATATTTATTGATAATTATTAATCCATTGATTTCCTATAAGGCAAAAAGTTCAAGTCTTCGGAAAGTAAAGACAGATGCGGCTGATGCTTACCATCTCTGCGAGCTGTTTTATAAAGAGGATTTAGAGCCGTATAAGAAGCGGGGAGTGCAACTTTTAAATCTTCGAAATCTTACAAGACAGCATGAGAATATAACTGGGGTATTGATTCAAACAAAGCTACAATTTCAAGCAATTATGGACCAAGTTTTTCCGGAATATAGAGGGGTTTTTGGTGACTTATATTCAGTTGTATCACTCTTAACTCTTTCAGAGTTTCCGTCGTACGAGGATATTTTAGGGATAAGTGTAGAAATACTAGCAGATATAATATCTAGTTTATGTAAAAGTCGATCAAATAGATGGGCTAAAGAAAAAGCAATTGAACTTAAAGCAGCCGCAACTCGAAATCCATTTGAAAAGACTGTTTATCAAAGTCATATCCTGAGTCTAAAAATGTATGTAAACATCATTCTTCAATACAAAGAGCACCTATCTACGTTGGAGTCAGAGATAGATGCCCTCGCTAAAGAAGTTGAAGAATATAATATTATCAAATCTATTCCAGGTATCGGAGAAAAGATCGCTGCAACGATCATTTCAGAGATTGGGGAGATAGATCGATTTACTGATCCTAAAAAGCTGGTAGCTTTCGCTGGAGTAGATCCTAGTGTATTCGAATCTGGTAAGTTTACAGCCACAAAGAATCGAATCACAAAAAGAGGGTCAAGTAGGCTTCGTCACGCCTTATATATGGCTGTTCGTTGTGCGATTCGTGATTGCCGTAAAAAGAAAACAACGGATGAAATCATCCCTCGCAACAAGAAAATGCGAGAGTTTTACGACAAGAAACGTGGCGAAGGAAAACCATTTAAAGTAGCTGTCATTGCTTGTGTAAATAAACTATTACATTGGATATTTGCCCTTTTAAAAAATAAAACGACTTTCCAAGATATAGCTTAA
- a CDS encoding GNAT family protein, whose amino-acid sequence MFPVLKTERLILRELTEYDAKVIFSILSNPHVTRYYGKETFKKIEEANEFINYFKQKFNEKRGFRWGIEIKDSEQLVGTVGFDAWVPKQRRAEIGYELHPEFWNNGYATEAVSKIISFGFDSLELIRIGAIVFPENEPSNKLLQKIGFQKEGILRNYIYQDGVSNDTYVYSIINKDYKQSY is encoded by the coding sequence GTGTTCCCAGTATTAAAAACGGAACGATTGATATTAAGGGAGCTAACAGAGTATGATGCTAAAGTGATTTTTTCAATCTTATCTAATCCACATGTAACACGTTATTATGGAAAGGAAACTTTCAAAAAGATTGAAGAAGCAAACGAATTCATTAATTATTTTAAACAGAAATTCAATGAAAAAAGAGGATTTCGGTGGGGCATTGAAATTAAAGATTCCGAGCAACTTGTTGGAACAGTAGGTTTTGATGCTTGGGTTCCTAAACAAAGGCGAGCTGAAATAGGTTATGAATTACACCCTGAGTTTTGGAATAATGGTTATGCTACCGAGGCAGTTTCAAAGATCATTTCTTTTGGATTTGATTCACTTGAATTAATTCGTATAGGTGCAATAGTGTTTCCTGAAAACGAACCATCTAATAAATTATTACAAAAGATTGGGTTTCAAAAAGAAGGCATTTTAAGGAATTATATATATCAAGATGGAGTATCAAATGATACATATGTTTACTCTATAATAAATAAGGATTATAAACAAAGTTATTAA